The following proteins come from a genomic window of Chryseobacterium glaciei:
- the nuoL gene encoding NADH-quinone oxidoreductase subunit L gives MENLVYAIVLLPLLGFLINGLFGKNLPKIVVGSLATIAVFGSFCIAVSLFMNFDSESQPVIVKAFEWFRVNGIQINFGFQIDQLSLMMIMVITGIGSLIHLYSIGYMSHDKGFYKFFTYLNLFIFSMLLLVMGSNYLILFIGWEGVGLCSYLLIGFWYTNEEYGKAARKAFIMNRIGDLALLIGIFMIASQTNAVDYLTVAQNAGKFELDGSVIIFITASLFIGATGKSAQVPLYTWLPDAMAGPTPVSALIHAATMVTAGIYLVVRSNFLFTLAPTVQDGILLIGFLTAALAGFYALRQNDIKKVLAYSTVSQLGFMFIALGLGAYTTAMFHVMTHAFFKALLFLGAGSVIHAMSNEQDMRFMGGLKKYIPITHATFLIGTLAISGFPLLSGMISKDEILVAAYAKNPIYWVMLFILAAITATYMFRLYYLTFHGEFRGTEDQKHHLHESPTSMTLPLIVLAILSVLGGLINLPHFIGHGHYAKLMEWLKPVLTEESFKQMENTLSGVPFNTEMILLGATVLMFFAVWFIVKNTYVNKKKMALAEENYTGWEKLSAKKLYVDELYNALIVKTVEGLGRGGKMFDKGILDRFVDFVGEGAEDSGRSMKRIQNGNVETYILIMSLAVGIILIVNFILQ, from the coding sequence TTTCTTATTAACGGTTTATTCGGGAAAAATCTTCCAAAGATAGTTGTTGGAAGTTTGGCTACGATTGCTGTTTTCGGATCTTTCTGTATCGCAGTAAGCCTTTTCATGAATTTCGATTCTGAAAGCCAGCCTGTAATTGTAAAAGCTTTTGAATGGTTTAGAGTAAATGGAATTCAGATCAATTTTGGTTTCCAGATCGATCAATTATCATTAATGATGATTATGGTCATCACAGGAATCGGATCTTTGATTCACCTGTACTCTATCGGATATATGAGTCATGATAAAGGTTTCTATAAGTTTTTTACTTATTTAAATCTATTTATCTTCTCAATGTTATTATTAGTAATGGGAAGCAACTACCTTATCTTATTCATCGGATGGGAAGGTGTAGGATTGTGTTCTTATTTATTGATCGGATTTTGGTATACCAACGAAGAATATGGTAAAGCGGCAAGAAAAGCTTTCATCATGAACAGAATTGGTGACTTAGCATTATTGATCGGTATCTTTATGATCGCTTCTCAAACCAATGCGGTAGATTATCTTACAGTAGCTCAAAACGCAGGAAAATTTGAATTAGACGGATCTGTAATTATCTTTATTACGGCGAGTTTATTTATCGGTGCAACTGGTAAATCGGCTCAGGTTCCTTTATATACTTGGTTACCGGACGCGATGGCAGGACCAACTCCTGTATCAGCATTGATCCACGCGGCAACGATGGTTACGGCAGGTATTTATTTAGTGGTAAGATCAAACTTCTTATTTACTTTAGCACCAACCGTTCAGGACGGAATCTTATTAATAGGATTCTTAACCGCTGCTTTAGCTGGTTTCTATGCTCTTCGTCAAAACGATATCAAAAAAGTATTGGCATATTCTACAGTTTCACAACTTGGATTTATGTTCATTGCTTTAGGATTAGGAGCCTACACAACAGCAATGTTCCACGTAATGACGCACGCTTTCTTCAAAGCATTGTTATTCTTAGGAGCAGGTTCTGTAATTCACGCAATGAGCAACGAGCAGGATATGCGTTTCATGGGAGGTCTTAAAAAGTACATTCCTATTACTCACGCTACATTCCTTATCGGAACATTGGCAATTTCAGGATTCCCTTTATTATCAGGGATGATTTCTAAAGACGAAATTTTAGTGGCTGCTTATGCTAAAAACCCTATTTACTGGGTAATGTTATTCATTTTAGCGGCAATCACTGCAACCTATATGTTCAGACTGTATTACCTGACTTTCCACGGAGAGTTCAGAGGTACAGAAGATCAGAAACACCATTTACATGAAAGTCCGACAAGCATGACATTACCATTGATCGTCTTGGCTATTCTTTCTGTATTGGGTGGATTAATTAACCTTCCTCACTTCATCGGACATGGTCATTATGCTAAACTAATGGAATGGCTTAAACCTGTTCTTACCGAGGAAAGTTTCAAACAAATGGAAAATACCCTTTCAGGAGTTCCTTTTAATACTGAAATGATCCTTCTTGGAGCAACAGTATTAATGTTCTTCGCTGTTTGGTTTATTGTGAAAAATACTTATGTAAATAAGAAGAAAATGGCTCTTGCTGAAGAGAACTACACCGGATGGGAAAAGCTTTCTGCTAAAAAACTATATGTAGACGAACTTTACAATGCATTAATTGTAAAAACTGTTGAAGGATTAGGACGTGGAGGAAAGATGTTTGATAAGGGAATACTGGATCGTTTCGTTGACTTTGTGGGCGAAGGCGCTGAAGACAGCGGTAGATCTATGAAACGTATCCAAAACGGAAACGTTGAGACATACATACTTATCATGTCTTTAGCTGTGGGAATTATACTGATTGTTAACTTTATATTACAATAA
- a CDS encoding complex I subunit 4 family protein, translating into MSGLLLTLLLLPLVGSGLVFAWKDKSSKYLALGIALVQMLITFYIAADFDFNPTVDSVLQHEINYPWSQFIKSSLHFGIDGMSLLLLLLTNILTPIIILSSFNENVSYRNSFYGLILLMQFGLVGVFTSLDGLLFYIFWEVTLIPIWFIAGLWGQENKRLEFTTKFFVYTFVGSLFMLVGLIYVYNHSASFALTDLYNATLNETQQTVVFWFIFFAFAVKLPVFPFHTWQPDTYTYSPTQGSMLLSGIMLKMAVYGVLRYLLPITPIPIAGISGQIVIILAIVGIVHGALIAIIQTDMKRIIAYSSFSHVGLMVAGIFASAVVTLRGSFTIEGAEGALVQTFAHGINVVGLFYCCDILYKRFKSRDIRQMGGLAKVAPKFAVLFLIIVLGSMGVPLTNGFIGEFILLKSVYDFNGLAAVIAGLTVILCAVYLLRFYGKAMFGEGNDAVLSTAKDLSAVEFSVLASIAVFVILLGVFPQPVITMVSSSVKFIYTAMAN; encoded by the coding sequence ATGTCTGGTTTATTATTAACATTATTACTATTACCTCTAGTAGGTTCGGGACTGGTTTTTGCCTGGAAAGACAAATCCAGCAAATATTTGGCATTAGGAATTGCATTGGTTCAAATGCTTATTACGTTTTACATCGCAGCGGATTTCGATTTTAATCCAACGGTAGACAGCGTATTACAGCACGAGATCAATTATCCTTGGTCACAATTTATTAAAAGCTCTCTTCATTTCGGAATTGACGGAATGAGCTTGCTGCTTTTATTATTGACCAACATCTTAACACCGATCATCATTTTATCTTCATTTAATGAAAATGTGAGTTACAGAAACTCTTTCTATGGTTTGATCTTGCTTATGCAGTTCGGATTGGTTGGAGTTTTCACCTCTTTGGACGGCTTACTGTTCTACATTTTCTGGGAAGTAACTTTGATCCCAATTTGGTTTATTGCCGGACTTTGGGGGCAGGAAAATAAAAGATTGGAATTCACTACGAAATTCTTTGTCTATACATTCGTTGGATCTTTATTCATGTTGGTAGGATTGATTTATGTTTACAATCATTCTGCATCATTTGCATTAACAGATCTATACAATGCTACATTAAACGAAACTCAACAGACTGTGGTCTTCTGGTTTATTTTCTTTGCTTTTGCAGTGAAATTACCGGTATTCCCTTTCCACACATGGCAGCCTGATACTTATACCTACTCTCCTACTCAAGGATCGATGTTGTTATCTGGTATTATGCTAAAGATGGCGGTTTATGGAGTTCTTCGTTACTTATTACCAATTACTCCAATTCCAATTGCAGGAATTTCAGGACAAATTGTAATCATTCTTGCAATCGTAGGAATTGTTCACGGAGCATTAATTGCAATCATCCAGACAGATATGAAGAGAATCATTGCATATTCTTCTTTCTCTCACGTTGGATTGATGGTAGCAGGTATCTTTGCTTCTGCAGTAGTTACTTTAAGAGGATCATTCACAATCGAAGGTGCTGAAGGAGCTTTAGTACAAACTTTTGCTCACGGTATCAACGTGGTAGGTTTATTCTACTGTTGTGATATTTTATATAAAAGATTTAAATCAAGAGACATCAGACAAATGGGAGGTTTAGCGAAAGTGGCGCCGAAGTTTGCTGTATTATTCTTGATCATTGTATTAGGTTCAATGGGAGTTCCATTAACCAACGGATTCATCGGAGAATTTATCTTGTTGAAATCTGTATATGATTTTAACGGATTAGCAGCAGTAATCGCTGGTCTTACGGTAATTCTTTGTGCTGTTTACTTATTGAGATTCTACGGAAAAGCAATGTTTGGAGAAGGGAATGATGCCGTATTAAGCACAGCAAAAGATCTATCTGCAGTAGAATTTTCTGTATTGGCAAGTATCGCAGTTTTCGTGATCTTACTAGGTGTTTTTCCACAACCGGTAATTACAATGGTAAGTAGCTCAGTGAAGTTTATCTACACAGCTATGGCTAATTAG
- a CDS encoding NADH-quinone oxidoreductase subunit N, producing MSVLIIVFLTAIVALFSGVFEQGKFARYIGIFGLIIALYVSFMPGLAFFEKYRHMYDYTANTALFTKISIVTTLLLFFLGGFAFSNHRSHQSELYALMLFALCGGITLFGFQNLVTLFLGVEILSIPLYVMAGTNKTDLRSNEASIKYFLMGAFATGFLLFGIAFIYGSTGTFDLYKIHDFGTQNPKNVMFILGVLLMLCAMAFKVALAPFHMWSPDVYSGSPSLITAFMASVVKISGFYALFRLMTIGFAGVTHDWINVFGVFLIITLFLANAMGLAQTNAKRMLAYSSVSHAGYIGLVFFGMTSLSTYNLAFYLFAYSLSTVGVFMCLIWVEKLKRETSFGAFKGLAKSEPLLATVAAISLLSMAGVPLTAGFMGKFSLFSQAMNGAAFLVLVAVLGSAISIAFYLRLIVAMFFFKETTFKTSEKVTLTYNIVAVFIIASIIMLGIFPDLFAKQFGL from the coding sequence ATGAGTGTTTTAATTATTGTTTTCCTAACGGCAATTGTTGCGTTATTTTCAGGAGTTTTCGAACAAGGAAAATTCGCAAGATACATTGGGATTTTTGGATTAATCATCGCATTGTATGTAAGCTTCATGCCAGGACTTGCTTTTTTCGAAAAGTACAGACACATGTATGATTATACTGCAAATACTGCCTTATTTACAAAAATATCAATTGTAACTACTTTATTATTATTCTTTTTGGGAGGTTTTGCATTCAGCAATCACAGAAGCCACCAGTCAGAATTGTATGCATTGATGTTATTTGCTCTTTGTGGAGGAATTACCCTTTTCGGTTTCCAAAACTTAGTAACATTATTCTTAGGAGTAGAAATTCTTTCCATTCCTTTATATGTAATGGCAGGTACCAACAAAACTGATCTAAGATCAAACGAAGCTTCTATCAAATATTTCCTAATGGGTGCATTTGCAACAGGATTCCTCTTGTTTGGTATTGCGTTTATCTATGGAAGTACAGGAACTTTCGATTTATATAAAATTCATGATTTTGGAACTCAGAATCCTAAAAATGTAATGTTCATTTTGGGAGTTCTATTAATGCTTTGTGCAATGGCTTTTAAAGTTGCATTAGCACCTTTCCACATGTGGAGTCCTGATGTTTATTCAGGTTCACCATCATTGATTACTGCTTTCATGGCAAGTGTTGTGAAAATCTCAGGATTCTATGCGTTATTCAGATTAATGACGATTGGTTTCGCAGGCGTTACTCATGACTGGATCAATGTATTCGGAGTATTCCTAATCATCACCTTATTCTTAGCCAACGCAATGGGTCTTGCACAGACTAATGCGAAGAGAATGTTGGCCTATTCATCAGTTTCTCACGCAGGATACATCGGTTTGGTTTTCTTCGGAATGACGAGCCTTTCTACGTATAACTTAGCATTTTATTTATTTGCTTATTCGTTATCTACAGTAGGTGTATTTATGTGTTTGATCTGGGTAGAAAAATTAAAGAGAGAAACTTCTTTCGGAGCATTCAAAGGATTGGCAAAATCTGAGCCTTTGTTGGCAACAGTTGCAGCAATCTCATTGCTTTCAATGGCTGGAGTTCCTTTAACAGCAGGTTTCATGGGTAAATTTTCTTTATTTTCTCAGGCGATGAACGGAGCAGCTTTCTTAGTATTGGTAGCCGTTTTAGGTTCTGCAATTTCAATTGCTTTTTATCTAAGACTAATTGTTGCGATGTTCTTCTTTAAAGAAACAACGTTTAAAACATCAGAAAAAGTAACCTTAACTTATAATATTGTTGCAGTTTTCATTATCGCTTCAATTATTATGCTAGGAATCTTCCCGGATCTGTTTGCAAAGCAGTTCGGATTGTAA
- a CDS encoding GAF domain-containing protein, with translation MSNLYKKDAPFQVFISFKKYLDVLEHIRYNDRLEYRVNYAESLIEKTKNFKELKEGFQDTALLDKHEDLIRLLLADLFPTGLTNNEIKAASIPLSNITFNYTERFKNILKDAGKDFEIELRNIDDDEFYVFCCCLILQSYFKKDIKSTFPFYYDIPNKLGIMKHYKITVNSDFTELFPTDKATIPTDEVIDMLLENIDDFKLWKKHFPSQSWLLKGFTIISLVDCTSEVALSDLKSSMIQIDPENLNPDENLTEIFKSYFDVPELNFGLMLFNKKDQSLEKLPIYENVFTNHILDFWINAFDEETRKNTFDNLNHNSKAIVVSNVDKLDEEIKNIASFNILKDNNINSFMVIPIMKDNELLAIMEFTSPHANSFNGLKLKKLEFFTDMILFSINRFSFEKNYQIEAIIQREYTSIHDSVVWKFRNEAEKYFNASLGKKIYTLKQISFKNLTPLFGFSDIRSSSEKRFNLMLEDLNQQIDGLHDIFSLINSDSEKYLLALDIFENELNNEIKADTEQRLQRLLREEIHPYLQGKLEVQASGEIKTKIKDYFTQVFTQSDLFYANRKSLDDSITLVNRKLADVLDENQVKAQQIFPHYYERFKSDGIEHNLFTGHNIAPELHYSSKIVHQLRYWQLKTVCKMEQDFQSFKKDLPISLDIASLIFVYNEKIDIRFRMDEKRFDVDGAYNSYYEIIKKRLDKAHIKDSTERITCPGKITIVYFGMENQKEYLDYISRLQKKGILQSDVEFLRVEDLQGITGLLALRISLVQI, from the coding sequence TTGTCAAATCTTTACAAAAAAGATGCTCCATTTCAGGTTTTTATATCATTCAAAAAATATTTGGATGTTCTTGAGCATATTCGATATAACGACAGATTAGAATACCGTGTTAATTACGCTGAATCTTTAATTGAAAAAACCAAAAACTTTAAAGAACTTAAAGAAGGTTTTCAGGATACTGCATTATTAGACAAACATGAAGATCTCATCAGGCTTTTATTGGCCGACCTATTTCCGACAGGTTTAACGAATAATGAAATAAAAGCGGCAAGTATTCCGCTTTCAAATATCACTTTTAATTATACCGAAAGGTTTAAAAACATCCTTAAAGACGCCGGAAAAGATTTTGAAATAGAGCTTAGAAATATCGATGACGATGAGTTTTATGTATTTTGCTGCTGTCTAATTTTACAGAGTTATTTCAAAAAAGATATAAAAAGTACTTTTCCGTTTTATTATGACATTCCCAACAAACTGGGAATCATGAAGCATTATAAAATTACGGTGAATTCTGATTTTACCGAACTTTTTCCTACAGATAAGGCCACTATACCAACAGATGAAGTTATTGATATGCTTTTAGAGAATATTGATGATTTTAAACTTTGGAAAAAACACTTTCCGTCACAATCTTGGTTATTGAAAGGTTTTACCATTATTTCCCTTGTAGATTGTACCTCGGAAGTTGCATTGTCAGATTTGAAATCAAGCATGATACAGATCGACCCTGAAAATTTGAATCCTGATGAAAATTTAACCGAAATATTCAAATCCTATTTTGATGTTCCGGAACTTAATTTTGGGTTAATGCTTTTCAATAAAAAAGATCAGAGCCTTGAAAAACTTCCGATTTATGAAAACGTTTTTACCAATCATATTTTAGATTTCTGGATTAATGCTTTTGATGAAGAAACAAGGAAAAATACGTTTGATAATTTAAATCATAATTCTAAAGCAATCGTTGTTTCAAATGTTGATAAGTTGGATGAGGAAATAAAAAATATAGCTTCTTTCAACATTTTAAAGGATAATAACATCAACAGTTTCATGGTAATTCCTATTATGAAAGATAACGAATTATTAGCAATTATGGAATTTACTTCTCCCCATGCTAATAGTTTCAACGGATTAAAACTTAAAAAACTCGAGTTTTTTACTGACATGATTCTTTTTTCAATCAACCGATTCAGTTTTGAGAAAAATTATCAGATCGAAGCCATTATTCAGCGAGAATATACCTCCATACATGACAGTGTTGTATGGAAATTTAGAAATGAAGCAGAAAAATATTTCAACGCTTCTTTAGGTAAAAAAATATATACTTTAAAACAGATTTCATTTAAAAATCTTACGCCACTTTTTGGTTTTTCGGATATCCGTTCGTCTTCGGAAAAACGTTTTAATTTAATGCTTGAGGATCTTAATCAGCAGATTGACGGTCTTCATGATATTTTTTCATTAATTAACTCAGATTCTGAAAAATATTTATTGGCTTTGGATATATTTGAGAATGAATTAAACAACGAAATAAAAGCAGATACAGAGCAACGTCTCCAAAGATTATTGAGAGAAGAAATACACCCTTATTTGCAGGGAAAACTGGAAGTACAGGCAAGTGGAGAAATCAAAACAAAGATCAAAGATTATTTTACACAGGTTTTCACTCAAAGTGATCTGTTTTATGCGAATAGAAAAAGCTTAGATGATTCTATCACTCTGGTTAATCGAAAATTGGCTGATGTATTGGATGAAAATCAGGTAAAAGCCCAACAGATCTTTCCACATTATTATGAGAGATTTAAATCAGACGGAATAGAGCATAATTTATTCACAGGTCATAATATTGCTCCAGAACTTCATTATTCATCAAAAATCGTTCATCAGTTAAGATATTGGCAATTGAAAACCGTCTGCAAAATGGAGCAGGATTTTCAAAGTTTCAAAAAAGATCTGCCGATTTCTTTAGATATTGCTTCATTGATTTTTGTTTATAACGAAAAAATAGACATCCGTTTCCGAATGGATGAAAAGCGTTTTGACGTAGACGGAGCTTACAATTCGTACTATGAAATTATCAAAAAACGTCTTGATAAAGCCCACATAAAAGATTCAACGGAAAGAATTACCTGTCCCGGAAAAATCACAATCGTGTATTTCGGAATGGAAAATCAAAAGGAATATTTGGATTATATTTCCAGACTTCAGAAAAAAGGAATTCTTCAGTCTGATGTAGAATTTTTGAGGGTTGAAGATTTGCAGGGAATTACAGGATTATTGGCGTTGAGAATATCTTTAGTTCAAATTTAA
- a CDS encoding bestrophin family protein has protein sequence MIVRQRTNWLKMLFIWKGSVLKKIIVQLVLITLFSFAVYLFKGKIYDYKVHLNPTIFTLIGLALAIFMGFCNSASYDRYWEGRKLWGLLVIETRSLTRQIFSLINNNSPEAKEEKRKIVKIISAFCWSLNYQLRDKSDTEHLLRLLSPEQVKQLEGKKFIPSIILGFIADWLNEQNKKGNIDTIILTSLDHQLNQFSNISGGCERIYNTPLPFAYSVLLHRTVYLYCFWLPFGLVDSLGWMMPLIVLLISYTFIALDAIIQEIAEPFGEEENDLALNSICRTIEFSIFEQAEIPQGELKKPDSYFVD, from the coding sequence ATGATTGTAAGACAGCGTACGAATTGGCTGAAAATGTTATTCATATGGAAAGGTTCTGTATTGAAGAAAATTATTGTCCAGCTTGTTCTTATTACGTTGTTTTCTTTCGCGGTTTACCTTTTTAAAGGAAAAATTTACGATTATAAAGTTCATCTTAATCCTACAATTTTTACATTGATAGGTTTAGCTTTAGCCATTTTTATGGGATTCTGTAATTCTGCAAGCTATGACCGTTATTGGGAAGGAAGGAAACTTTGGGGACTGTTGGTTATTGAAACTCGATCTCTTACAAGACAGATTTTTTCATTAATAAATAATAATTCTCCCGAAGCTAAAGAAGAAAAACGAAAAATTGTAAAAATAATTTCGGCATTTTGCTGGTCATTAAATTATCAATTAAGAGATAAATCCGACACTGAGCACCTTTTGCGATTGCTTTCTCCTGAGCAGGTTAAGCAATTGGAGGGGAAAAAATTCATTCCAAGTATTATATTGGGGTTTATTGCAGATTGGCTGAACGAGCAGAATAAAAAAGGAAATATCGACACGATTATTTTGACTTCATTGGATCATCAGTTGAATCAGTTTTCTAATATTTCCGGTGGTTGCGAGAGAATTTACAATACTCCTTTGCCTTTTGCTTACAGCGTTTTACTGCACAGAACCGTTTATTTATACTGTTTTTGGCTGCCTTTTGGATTGGTTGACAGCCTTGGCTGGATGATGCCTTTGATTGTGCTGTTGATAAGTTATACTTTTATTGCTTTAGATGCTATTATTCAGGAGATTGCAGAACCATTTGGTGAGGAAGAAAATGATCTTGCTTTGAACAGTATTTGCCGAACGATTGAGTTTTCTATTTTCGAACAGGCAGAAATTCCGCAAGGTGAATTGAAGAAACCGGATTCTTATTTTGTTGATTAA
- a CDS encoding Pycsar system effector family protein has translation MSILHKAKDYVEILFKDKLSSVYFYHNFIHTTYTVNKAEEIMKNTPVSNEDQEKVLLALWFHDTGYIECAQNHEEKGVEILKDFLQKENYSENYIEDVSKLILATKITYEPQNLLEKIAKDADCSHFASHDYNDISDSLRKEWELTNVRCFSNDEWNEGNLDMLKNKHQYYTDYAKENWNPLKKKNIKKIEKKLEKEDDKKDNSDSKKEPKEPKSDRSVDTLFRVTLNNHTRLSDIADSKANILLSVNAIIISVCLSVLVPKLDTPKNSHLIIPSFVLLLSSVLTIIFAILSTKPNVTKTNFSNQDVKDRKVNLLFFGNFHQMLFGDFHDAMKDLIQDREYIYDSMVKDLYYLGKVLDRKYKLLSITYQIFMAGIIISVLSFAYAFLSL, from the coding sequence ATGAGCATTTTACACAAAGCCAAAGATTATGTTGAAATCTTATTCAAAGATAAGTTATCTTCGGTATATTTTTATCATAATTTTATTCATACCACATATACGGTAAACAAAGCTGAAGAAATTATGAAAAATACACCTGTATCCAATGAGGATCAGGAAAAAGTATTGTTAGCGCTTTGGTTTCATGATACGGGCTACATTGAGTGCGCTCAGAATCATGAAGAAAAAGGAGTAGAGATCCTGAAAGATTTTCTACAAAAAGAAAATTATTCGGAAAATTATATTGAAGATGTTTCTAAGCTGATTTTAGCGACTAAAATTACGTACGAACCTCAAAATCTTTTAGAAAAAATAGCTAAAGACGCAGATTGTAGTCATTTTGCAAGTCATGATTATAATGATATTTCTGATTCTTTGAGAAAAGAGTGGGAGTTGACCAACGTAAGATGTTTTTCAAACGACGAATGGAATGAGGGAAATCTGGATATGCTTAAAAATAAGCACCAATATTACACCGATTATGCCAAAGAAAACTGGAATCCTTTGAAAAAGAAAAACATCAAAAAGATCGAGAAAAAATTAGAAAAAGAAGATGATAAAAAAGATAATTCCGACAGCAAAAAAGAACCAAAAGAGCCAAAATCTGACAGAAGTGTTGATACTTTGTTCAGAGTAACATTGAATAATCACACAAGATTAAGCGATATTGCCGACAGCAAAGCGAATATTTTACTTTCTGTAAATGCGATCATTATTTCGGTTTGTCTTTCTGTTTTGGTTCCTAAACTGGATACTCCGAAAAACTCACATCTTATTATTCCGAGCTTTGTTTTGCTTTTATCGAGTGTTTTGACGATCATTTTTGCTATTTTATCTACAAAACCGAACGTTACCAAGACCAATTTTAGCAATCAAGATGTTAAAGATAGAAAAGTGAATCTTTTATTCTTCGGAAATTTCCATCAAATGCTGTTTGGAGATTTTCATGATGCAATGAAAGACCTGATTCAAGACAGAGAGTATATCTACGATTCTATGGTGAAGGATTTGTATTATTTGGGGAAAGTTTTAGACAGAAAATATAAGCTTTTATCGATCACATATCAGATTTTTATGGCCGGAATTATTATTTCCGTTCTGTCTTTTGCGTATGCTTTTCTTTCGCTATAA